A genomic window from Brassica oleracea var. oleracea cultivar TO1000 chromosome C8, BOL, whole genome shotgun sequence includes:
- the LOC106310524 gene encoding protein TRM32-like, translating into MRKHLKSEKSSPRHGKYNHKSGWLAGMLHVLDFHNWRTKNRPICWKTPRTHSLVREADEQEPFLDSKNEDSKIPSVAAEDPTRQLKKLMTTKQVNEYVDFLEILNKEDVFVNILKDPNSEFDKQVQIKTSPRVLPKSGSYPLSGSSRPARIEHKQKENWYAPKQNAAVLTFNVSTDASEEHKPIVPSHGSAVINGFRKIKKLLKNTLKDRKQMKKNEKCVAVSKYDSVERYSLLLEQSFRARGGDLRSKSLKLSHEEKERALRDENKPQFFRRVSSLSGLEVLGSFLTELPRDSSARKSVDLDTNLGPKKSLLLPETLVRTEKEEEKDEEQEERSQEETETLISPGLGLNSLEKEDEDVYFCYVKKVLKLSGFLENEYKEVKWYSEEQPLDPSLLYELNIQEQEEVNKELLFDLVNEAITETRNQSHIYFPKTLSFAYPKGKRFLDEVWRRVEWSLLGLGAQDSDRSLDDIVGRDFTKGDGWMNLRGESEWLTLELEDLIFDEVLDEMLCGY; encoded by the exons ATGAGGAAACATTTGAAAAGCGAGAAATCAAGTCCAAGACATGGAAAATATAATCACAAATCTGGCTGGTTAGCTGGAATGCTTCATGTTCTTGACTTTCACAATTGGAGAACTAAGAACCGTCCAATCT GTTGGAAGACCCCAAGAACTCATTCCTTGGTGCGTGAAGCTGATGAACAAGAACCATTTCTTGATTCTAAAAACGAAGATTCAAAGATTCCAAGTGTTGCTGCGGAGGATCCAACGAGACAACTGAAGAAGCTGATGACAACAAAGCAAGTAAACGAATACGTTGATTTTCTTGAAATCCTGAACAAGGAAGATGTTTTTGTCAATATACTAAAAGACCCAAACTCGGAGTTTGATAAGCAAGTGCAGATCAAGACTAGTCCAAGAGTTTTACCCAAGTCAGGCTCGTATCCTCTGTCTGGCTCTTCACGTCCCGCTAGAATTGAGCACAAGCAGAAAGAGAATTGGTATGCTCCAAAGCAGAACGCTGCCGTTTTGACTTTTAATGTTTCAACAGACGCTTCTGAGGAACATAAACCAATCGTACCTTCTCATGGCTCAGCTGTAATAAATGGATTCAGAAAAATCAAGAAGTTGCTCAAGAACACACTGAAAGACCGAAAGCAAATGAAGAAGAATGAGAAGTGTGTAGCAGTCTCAAAATATGATTCTGTGGAGAGATATTCTCTTCTCTTGGAACAGAGTTTTAGAGCAAGAGGTGGTGACTTGCGTTCCAAGAGTTTAAAACTTTCACATGAAGAGAAAGAGAGAGCTTTGAGAGATGAGAATAAACCACAATTCTTCAGACGTGTTTCGTCATTGTCAGGCCTTGAAGTTCTTGGTTCATTTCTGACCGAACTTCCCCGAGACAGTTCTGCAAGGAAATCTGTAGACCTAGATACTAACTTGGGACCAAAGAAATCTTTATTGTTACCAGAGACTCTGGTAAGGACAGAGAAGGAAGAAGAAAAAGATGAGGAGCAAGAGGAGAGAAGCCAAGAAGAAACAGAGACTTTAATCTCACCAG GTTTAGGTTTAAACTCTCTAGAAAAAGAAGATGAAGATGTGTACTTCTGTTATGTAAAGAAGGTTCTAAAACTTTCAGGCTTCCTTGAAAACGAATACAAGGAAGTAAAATGGTACTCAGAGGAACAACCACTGGATCCATCACTACTCTACGAACTCAACATACAAGAACAAGAAGAAGTGAACAAAGAGCTTCTCTTTGATTTGGTTAACGAAGCAATCACCGAGACTCGCAACCAATCACACATATATTTCCCTAAAACATTGTCTTTTGCGTATCCAAAGGGGAAACGTTTTCTTGATGAGGTCTGGAGAAGAGTCGAGTGGAGCCTCTTAGGGTTAGGAGCTCAGGATAGTGATCGTTCATTGGATGATATTGTGGGAAGAGATTTTACAAAGGGTGATGGATGGATGAATCTTAGAGGTGAATCTGAATGGCTGACTCTTGAGCTAGAAGATCTGATTTTTGATGAAGTTTTAGATGAAATGCTCTGTGGTTATTAG